A single region of the Pseudorhizobium banfieldiae genome encodes:
- the repC gene encoding plasmid replication protein RepC codes for MEYTPISPFMRPISHAHLRVIERPEASVPGRPVNKWELLRELSKAQAAFGVSERDLTVLQGLLSFFPDDALGGNAEMVVFPSNKAICERLNGMPCSTMRRHLARLVEASLLQRRDSPNGKRYVRKHGEERVAFGFDLSPLYCQSEEIARAAEAVREAEERVRRLREVVSLMRRDLAALAEFGEEMQPGLRIWNQLRDKAVLTARALRRKLSTEDLAAYRADLEALLDQARNIIDGPETEEMNTNDAQSERHLHNSNKESIDLEPALEKSGAAAGVPDLNTDEPVAEVDEQDTRLLPKIPLHLVIAACPSLKTFYQGEIRHWHQLFDAASHVRPAMGISASAWEEAQRFMGPEQASIAVAAMLERFEDIRSPGGYLRALTAKAAEGEFSCGPMVMALIGRRSAA; via the coding sequence ATGGAGTACACACCGATTTCGCCGTTTATGCGGCCGATCTCGCACGCCCATCTGCGCGTCATCGAGCGACCCGAGGCATCTGTTCCGGGCAGACCCGTCAACAAGTGGGAACTCCTGCGCGAGCTCTCCAAGGCGCAAGCGGCCTTTGGCGTGTCGGAACGTGACTTGACTGTTTTGCAGGGGCTCCTCAGCTTCTTTCCAGACGATGCACTTGGCGGGAACGCCGAGATGGTAGTCTTCCCCTCGAACAAGGCGATCTGTGAGCGCCTGAATGGCATGCCGTGCTCAACGATGCGTCGTCACCTCGCGCGTCTTGTCGAGGCTAGTTTGCTCCAGCGGCGCGATAGCCCCAATGGGAAGCGCTACGTCCGCAAGCACGGCGAAGAGCGCGTCGCCTTTGGCTTCGATCTTTCCCCGCTCTACTGCCAGTCCGAGGAGATCGCCCGGGCTGCAGAGGCTGTACGTGAGGCTGAGGAGCGCGTCAGGCGTCTGAGAGAGGTCGTAAGCCTCATGCGGCGTGATCTCGCGGCCCTCGCGGAGTTCGGAGAGGAGATGCAGCCAGGCCTACGCATCTGGAATCAGCTTCGCGACAAGGCTGTCCTTACAGCTCGCGCGCTTCGCCGCAAGCTTTCAACTGAGGACCTCGCGGCCTATCGAGCCGATCTTGAAGCACTCCTCGACCAGGCGCGCAACATCATTGATGGACCTGAAACAGAAGAAATGAACACCAATGATGCCCAGTCTGAGCGTCACCTTCATAATTCAAATAAAGAGTCTATAGATCTTGAACCTGCTTTAGAAAAAAGCGGGGCGGCGGCCGGCGTGCCAGACTTGAACACGGATGAGCCTGTTGCTGAGGTTGATGAACAGGACACAAGACTCCTGCCAAAGATCCCGCTGCACCTAGTGATCGCGGCATGTCCCTCGCTCAAGACCTTCTACCAAGGCGAAATCCGGCATTGGCATCAGCTTTTCGACGCGGCTTCCCATGTGCGGCCAGCCATGGGGATCAGTGCGTCTGCATGGGAAGAAGCGCAGCGATTCATGGGTCCGGAGCAAGCATCGATCGCTGTTGCTGCCATGCTTGAACGCTTTGAGGACATCAGATCGCCTGGTGGATACTTGCGAGCTCTGACTGCCAAAGCTGCGGAGGGTGAGTTTTCCTGTGGGCCGATGGTCATGGCGTTGATTGGGCGACGATCTGCAGCTTAA
- a CDS encoding ISL3-like element ISRsp8 family transposase translates to MRTKSKWSPGPGVKVLGVALTVDDGWVVSAAGSKIGICPDCGCRSRSRHGWSCRSLQDLPVQGKPVTVKLLLSRWRCAHGECARRTFTDRLPTVADPYARRTRRVGEIVGLLGHSTGGRPGERLMQRLGIPVSDDTILRQLKRDAAVAQRNSKIRVVGIDDWSWRRATSYGTIMVDLERRSVIDILDDRSVENAAKWLRSHPSIEIVSRDRCGLYAQATREGAPQARQVADRFHLVQNLRSAIEEQMNLSGRATGRAILSEDAIVDAATHRRRARLAHRQSRQEIFDMLHALRQQGLSYSEIARRTGYERRSITKWLKFEAPPDRRRAALNPTSPWYFEAFLAQCWKDGNRRGRHLFHDVKQRGYTGSFANLERLLGAWRRAERGQADDVPPAALKSEPVRDPETGHAISPVVAAALCIKPRGLLTDRQARKVDALKQGSEAFVEMRRLAMRFNGILRGKRSPPLDAWIDDAIDSELIPIMRFARVLRRDIDAVNNAIELPWSNGQAEGQINRLKTLKRAMYGRAGPELLKARMLPRLHTK, encoded by the coding sequence ATGCGAACGAAATCGAAATGGTCGCCCGGCCCAGGGGTCAAAGTACTGGGTGTCGCGCTCACCGTTGATGACGGTTGGGTTGTTTCCGCAGCTGGATCCAAGATCGGAATTTGCCCCGATTGTGGATGTCGAAGCCGAAGTCGGCATGGCTGGTCCTGCCGCAGCCTCCAGGATCTGCCAGTCCAGGGCAAGCCCGTCACAGTGAAGCTCCTGCTGAGCCGCTGGCGATGTGCACATGGGGAATGCGCACGACGAACGTTCACCGACCGTCTTCCGACGGTAGCTGATCCATACGCGCGTCGGACGAGAAGGGTCGGAGAGATTGTCGGGCTGCTCGGGCATAGCACTGGCGGCCGTCCTGGCGAGCGGTTGATGCAGCGGCTCGGCATACCGGTCAGCGACGACACCATCCTGCGGCAACTGAAACGGGATGCTGCAGTTGCCCAACGCAATTCCAAGATACGTGTAGTCGGTATCGATGATTGGAGTTGGCGGCGCGCGACGAGCTATGGGACCATCATGGTCGACCTCGAGCGCCGCTCGGTCATTGACATACTGGATGACCGTAGCGTCGAGAATGCGGCCAAGTGGCTTCGGAGTCATCCTTCCATCGAGATTGTCAGCCGCGACCGCTGCGGCCTGTATGCGCAGGCCACCCGTGAAGGCGCACCGCAGGCCCGGCAGGTTGCCGATCGGTTTCATCTGGTCCAGAACCTTCGTTCGGCCATCGAAGAACAGATGAACCTTTCTGGGCGTGCCACCGGCAGGGCCATTCTTTCGGAGGACGCAATTGTTGACGCTGCGACACATCGCCGGCGCGCCCGTCTCGCGCATAGGCAATCTCGCCAGGAGATATTCGACATGCTCCATGCCTTGCGCCAGCAAGGGCTGTCCTACAGCGAGATCGCCAGACGGACCGGCTATGAGCGTCGCAGCATAACGAAGTGGCTCAAGTTCGAAGCTCCACCAGACAGGCGACGAGCAGCACTGAACCCCACATCACCATGGTATTTCGAAGCCTTCCTTGCGCAATGCTGGAAGGATGGGAACCGGCGCGGACGGCATCTGTTTCACGACGTCAAGCAGCGCGGCTACACCGGCAGCTTCGCCAATCTGGAGCGGTTGCTCGGAGCTTGGCGGCGGGCCGAAAGGGGACAGGCCGATGATGTACCGCCCGCCGCGTTGAAGTCGGAACCGGTTCGAGATCCCGAAACCGGTCATGCAATCTCTCCGGTGGTTGCCGCGGCGCTATGTATCAAGCCGCGAGGCCTGCTGACGGACCGGCAGGCAAGGAAGGTCGACGCCCTGAAGCAGGGATCTGAGGCGTTTGTCGAGATGCGACGCCTGGCGATGCGCTTCAACGGCATCCTTCGCGGCAAGAGATCGCCACCACTGGATGCATGGATCGACGATGCGATCGACTCCGAGCTCATCCCTATCATGCGGTTCGCTCGCGTCCTTCGCAGAGACATCGATGCCGTCAACAACGCCATCGAGCTGCCCTGGAGCAACGGGCAGGCCGAAGGCCAGATCAACCGCCTCAAGACCCTCAAGCGAGCAATGTACGGTCGGGCAGGCCCTGAATTGCTGAAGGCACGAATGCTGCCGCGGCTCCACACAAAGTGA
- a CDS encoding ParB/RepB/Spo0J family partition protein: MSNIIAIALNKLDADPKNVRKTYTKESIESLSASILANGVIQNLVVRKASKGRYLVTAGGRRLVALNLLAERGEITADYAVNVIVREASDATELSLTENVMREAMHPADQFEAFRALFDEGKSIKDIAARFGTTEIIVNRRLALAKVSPVLFAAFRAEDMTFEQLCEP, translated from the coding sequence ATGAGCAACATCATCGCGATAGCATTGAACAAGCTGGACGCAGACCCGAAGAACGTCCGCAAGACTTACACCAAGGAGAGCATCGAGAGCCTGTCGGCCTCGATCCTCGCCAATGGCGTCATCCAAAACCTTGTGGTGCGCAAGGCATCCAAGGGAAGATACCTCGTAACCGCTGGCGGTCGCCGCCTTGTAGCCCTCAATCTTCTGGCCGAACGGGGCGAGATCACGGCTGACTACGCTGTGAATGTCATTGTCCGGGAGGCGAGTGACGCCACGGAATTAAGCCTGACCGAGAACGTGATGCGGGAGGCGATGCACCCCGCCGACCAGTTCGAGGCATTCAGAGCGTTGTTCGATGAGGGCAAGTCAATCAAGGACATCGCCGCCCGGTTCGGGACAACCGAAATCATCGTCAACCGCCGTCTTGCGCTGGCGAAGGTTTCCCCTGTCCTGTTCGCGGCGTTCCGCGCCGAGGATATGACCTTTGAGCAGCTTTGCGAGCCATGA
- a CDS encoding thermonuclease family protein: MNIRLVGAALAALLFTASAASVDFSGQARVIDGDTFSIRQQRIRIAAIDACERDQTGFRNGAIWRCGIEARRFLASLIDGKHVRCIEVDRDQYKRLVGQCFVDGSDIGLEMVKAGQASLLLRYLPRSHPIDLDQYRRSHSGN, encoded by the coding sequence ATGAATATTCGCTTGGTGGGAGCCGCGCTGGCTGCGCTTCTGTTCACTGCCTCCGCTGCGTCGGTCGATTTTTCAGGCCAGGCGCGCGTGATTGATGGAGACACCTTCAGCATTCGTCAGCAGAGGATCCGCATTGCGGCTATTGATGCTTGTGAGCGCGATCAAACCGGCTTCAGGAATGGCGCGATATGGAGGTGCGGCATCGAGGCACGACGGTTCCTCGCCAGCTTGATCGATGGCAAGCATGTCCGCTGCATTGAAGTCGATCGAGACCAGTACAAACGCCTTGTCGGCCAGTGCTTCGTCGATGGCTCGGATATTGGCCTTGAAATGGTGAAGGCAGGCCAAGCCAGCCTCCTGTTGCGTTATCTGCCAAGATCCCATCCGATCGACCTGGACCAGTATCGCCGCAGCCATTCCGGCAATTGA
- a CDS encoding response regulator transcription factor has product MLTALLVLSNQELAGVLSESLAREGYSTFHVLSATNLQLQPMLKAIDVIVLEGSSSEGGAALCTKLRLATPAPILVLSIAGMERQWAGVADDVIERPFAVQDLLARIGALLDRGRSRPRTIFSWGDISMNIETHRVTRGGHIIDLGLMEFRLLHLLLTEPHRVWSRLEILERLWSVDRGERMVDVAVKRLRASLNSEGEIDAIRTVRGSGYGLA; this is encoded by the coding sequence ATGCTAACGGCACTGCTTGTCCTGTCAAACCAAGAACTCGCCGGAGTACTGTCGGAAAGCCTCGCTCGCGAGGGCTATTCAACGTTCCACGTTCTCTCGGCTACCAACCTTCAGTTGCAGCCTATGCTCAAGGCAATTGATGTCATCGTATTGGAAGGTTCCTCCTCCGAAGGCGGAGCGGCACTGTGCACGAAGCTTCGCCTCGCAACGCCTGCCCCAATACTCGTGCTGTCGATCGCGGGAATGGAGCGCCAGTGGGCAGGTGTCGCGGATGATGTGATCGAGCGGCCATTTGCTGTCCAGGATCTTCTGGCACGAATCGGCGCGCTGTTGGACAGAGGGAGGTCTAGGCCTCGGACAATCTTCTCATGGGGCGACATCTCCATGAATATCGAAACCCACAGGGTCACCCGCGGGGGCCATATCATTGATCTGGGTCTGATGGAGTTTCGTCTGCTCCATTTGCTCTTGACGGAGCCGCATCGTGTTTGGTCGCGACTGGAGATTCTCGAACGCTTATGGTCGGTTGATCGCGGAGAACGGATGGTGGATGTCGCAGTGAAAAGGCTGCGAGCGTCGCTGAACAGTGAAGGGGAGATCGACGCAATAAGGACCGTTCGCGGGTCCGGATACGGTTTGGCGTGA
- the phnC gene encoding phosphonate ABC transporter ATP-binding protein, protein MRLTNLTRIFGTRTAVDAVTLDIPQGQMVGIIGRSGAGKSTLLRMMNRLTDASSGTIHFGELEVSALRGAELRRWQRDCAMIFQQFNLVPRLDVLTNVLLGRLNHRSTAMSVLNLFTREERIMAIAALERLGIEQTALQRAGTLSGGQQQRVAIARALMQAPRLVLADEPIASLDPLNAKIVMDALRDINEREGITVITNLHTLDTARAYCERIIGMAGGRVVFDGAPHELTADAVQEIYGSDRHGAGIDETMTSTSINIPAAAAAAARPSEGIGALAAASA, encoded by the coding sequence ATGCGACTGACGAACCTCACTCGGATATTTGGGACCCGCACGGCAGTTGACGCCGTCACCCTGGACATCCCGCAGGGCCAGATGGTCGGGATCATCGGTCGCTCGGGTGCCGGCAAGTCCACCCTGCTGCGGATGATGAACAGGCTCACCGACGCTTCATCCGGTACAATCCACTTCGGCGAGTTGGAAGTCTCTGCCCTCCGGGGAGCCGAGCTTCGTCGCTGGCAGCGCGACTGCGCGATGATCTTCCAGCAGTTCAATCTCGTGCCGCGGCTCGACGTCCTGACCAATGTCCTGCTCGGACGGCTCAACCACCGCTCCACGGCCATGAGCGTGCTCAACCTTTTCACCCGCGAAGAGCGCATCATGGCGATCGCCGCCCTGGAACGGCTTGGGATCGAACAGACTGCGCTGCAGCGGGCCGGCACACTGTCGGGCGGCCAGCAGCAACGCGTCGCGATCGCCCGCGCGCTGATGCAAGCCCCACGGCTGGTCCTCGCCGACGAACCCATTGCCTCGCTCGACCCGCTCAACGCGAAGATCGTCATGGACGCGTTGCGCGACATCAACGAGCGCGAGGGCATCACCGTCATCACCAACCTCCACACGCTCGATACGGCCCGCGCCTACTGCGAGCGCATTATCGGAATGGCCGGCGGACGCGTGGTCTTCGACGGCGCTCCGCACGAACTGACGGCGGACGCTGTCCAGGAAATCTACGGTTCTGACCGGCACGGTGCCGGCATCGACGAGACGATGACGTCCACCAGCATCAACATTCCTGCGGCCGCCGCAGCCGCCGCCCGACCATCCGAAGGCATCGGTGCCCTGGCTGCCGCCAGCGCCTGA
- the phnD gene encoding phosphonate ABC transporter substrate-binding protein, producing MLKKILLATAAIAALSGHAMAEDLKEFRIGMAGGENEADRLRNFQCMTEKLPSVLGVEKVSLFPAADYDGTIQGLLGGTLDYAELGASAYAKIYLENPKVVEPILTTVQTDGSMGYHSIMVARKDSGMTKLEDMKGKKLGFADPDSASGYLIPLVTLPEAIGAPIKEYFGETGFGGGHENLVLEVVKGTFAAGTTWGSGVGDFRDGYSSGNLRKMVDKGILNMDDLVELWKSPLIPNGPVLVRSSLSEDIKTKFKDFMMALPKNDPACFSAIQGGDFTGFAEVNVDFYKPIIDARRATIGG from the coding sequence ATGCTGAAGAAAATTCTGCTCGCCACCGCGGCCATCGCCGCTCTTAGCGGCCATGCCATGGCCGAGGACCTGAAGGAATTCCGTATCGGTATGGCCGGCGGTGAGAATGAAGCAGATCGCCTGCGCAACTTCCAGTGCATGACCGAGAAGCTGCCGTCTGTCCTCGGCGTCGAGAAGGTCTCCCTCTTCCCGGCCGCTGACTATGACGGCACGATCCAGGGTCTCCTCGGTGGCACGCTCGACTATGCGGAACTGGGCGCTTCCGCTTATGCGAAGATCTACCTGGAAAACCCGAAAGTCGTCGAGCCGATCCTCACGACAGTACAGACCGACGGCTCGATGGGCTATCATTCCATCATGGTTGCTCGCAAAGACAGCGGCATGACCAAACTGGAGGACATGAAGGGCAAGAAGCTGGGCTTCGCCGATCCGGACTCCGCGTCTGGTTACCTTATTCCGTTGGTTACGCTTCCCGAAGCCATCGGAGCTCCAATCAAGGAGTACTTTGGTGAAACCGGCTTCGGCGGCGGCCACGAGAACCTCGTGCTTGAGGTTGTGAAGGGTACATTCGCCGCAGGCACGACTTGGGGCTCAGGCGTCGGTGACTTCAGGGACGGCTACTCTTCCGGCAACCTGCGCAAGATGGTCGACAAGGGCATCCTCAACATGGACGACCTCGTTGAGCTGTGGAAGTCGCCGTTGATCCCGAACGGTCCTGTACTCGTGCGGTCGTCGCTAAGCGAAGACATCAAGACTAAATTCAAGGACTTCATGATGGCTCTGCCGAAGAACGATCCGGCCTGCTTCTCCGCCATCCAGGGCGGTGATTTCACGGGCTTCGCAGAGGTCAACGTCGACTTCTACAAGCCGATCATCGATGCCCGCAGGGCGACCATCGGCGGCTGA
- the phnE gene encoding phosphonate ABC transporter, permease protein PhnE: protein MPTSVMKPTLSDSGVLVERHWQQLAGQRRFYTVTSGILLLFAVSGSLWFANETNAGKFFDRLPHLFDFIGDLIPRDGWEIWRALFDLPSPYDDGSLKYNYPEGRLYLTESIYLPEYVHQMLVTLNIAIAATGIGLIFGFMLSFLAAKNMTPNPWIRGPIRRLMELLRAFPEVVIAGFFLAIFSLGPVPALIAVSIHTIGALGKMFFEVIENADMKPDEGLKAVGANWLERSWFGMVPQVMPNFMSYFLLRLEINVRASTIIGAVGGGGIGELLRLSIGQGHEAKTLAIVLLLLLTIVAVDQFSAWLRRRLVGDQAFQTI, encoded by the coding sequence ATGCCGACTTCCGTCATGAAGCCGACACTCAGCGACAGCGGGGTTCTCGTCGAGCGCCACTGGCAGCAACTCGCAGGGCAGCGCCGTTTCTATACCGTCACATCCGGCATACTGCTGCTCTTCGCCGTGTCCGGCTCGCTATGGTTCGCCAACGAAACCAATGCCGGCAAGTTCTTCGATCGCCTGCCACATCTCTTCGACTTCATCGGCGACCTCATCCCGAGGGACGGCTGGGAGATCTGGCGCGCCCTGTTCGACCTGCCCTCTCCTTATGACGACGGAAGCCTGAAGTACAACTATCCCGAGGGCCGGCTCTACCTGACGGAGAGCATCTACCTGCCGGAATACGTTCATCAGATGCTCGTGACACTGAACATCGCGATTGCAGCCACAGGCATCGGCTTGATCTTCGGCTTCATGCTGTCCTTTCTTGCGGCAAAGAACATGACGCCAAACCCCTGGATACGAGGGCCAATTCGTCGGCTGATGGAGCTGCTTCGAGCTTTCCCGGAAGTCGTCATTGCGGGCTTCTTTCTGGCAATTTTCTCGCTCGGGCCAGTTCCGGCACTTATCGCTGTCTCCATACACACGATCGGCGCCCTCGGAAAAATGTTCTTCGAGGTGATCGAGAACGCCGACATGAAGCCGGACGAGGGTCTGAAGGCCGTTGGCGCCAACTGGCTGGAGCGGTCCTGGTTTGGGATGGTGCCGCAGGTCATGCCGAACTTCATGAGCTATTTCCTGCTGCGCCTGGAGATCAACGTGAGGGCCTCCACAATCATCGGTGCGGTCGGTGGCGGCGGCATCGGTGAGCTGCTGCGCCTTTCCATCGGCCAGGGGCATGAAGCCAAGACCCTGGCGATCGTCCTGCTCCTTCTCCTGACCATCGTCGCCGTAGACCAGTTTTCCGCATGGCTGCGTCGCAGGCTGGTCGGCGACCAGGCATTCCAGACAATCTGA
- the phnE gene encoding phosphonate ABC transporter, permease protein PhnE produces the protein MTVLNTAEMDALAARHPELLHRSIWQRFRIPIIASAAILYFIFAWWFFAVGKVVGGANWGLAGNYLADWVSYEIRPDIDIASDGSMQITYPRFDPIGPNPNPDWLETKRGTVTRRVETPAAASSQSGQATSSFSFMAPAPAQQQAAPAAPTVETRTEEVVTEAIIHLGSSRTIDVQPDRVVLTRGAETATLLLDRDAGEVHVQGPLPEWVEQRLIGGRVTAFFGFYGWVDISDDRVRIRKRFLGWENFLFDTNSAFFGKSAGEIASLIFTGERIDPARSNLSLAWSDILYNPSWQHLDVWTKLLQTIVMAFIGTLFAMIVAFPLSFIAARNIFRNRPANQLTKRLFDFLRSVDMLIWALFFTRAFGPGPLAGISAIFFTDTGTLGKLYAEALENIDDKQREGVRSVGAPPVIVQRYGVLPQVMPVFASQALYFWESNTRSATIIGAVGAGGIGLKLWEAMRTNSDWENVAYMVLLILIVIFLFDGVSNALRSRLMGSAR, from the coding sequence ATGACCGTTCTCAACACAGCCGAAATGGACGCGTTGGCGGCGCGCCATCCCGAGCTCCTGCACCGCTCTATCTGGCAGCGCTTCCGCATCCCGATCATCGCATCGGCGGCCATTCTCTACTTCATCTTCGCCTGGTGGTTCTTCGCTGTCGGCAAGGTGGTCGGCGGCGCGAACTGGGGCCTTGCAGGAAACTACCTCGCCGACTGGGTCTCCTACGAAATCCGGCCCGACATCGACATCGCCTCCGACGGATCCATGCAGATCACCTATCCGCGCTTCGATCCGATTGGCCCGAACCCCAATCCGGACTGGCTCGAGACGAAACGCGGGACGGTGACGCGCAGGGTCGAGACACCGGCCGCTGCTTCCTCCCAATCCGGCCAGGCCACATCGAGCTTCAGCTTCATGGCGCCCGCACCCGCCCAGCAGCAGGCCGCACCGGCGGCGCCCACTGTGGAGACCCGTACTGAAGAGGTCGTGACCGAGGCCATCATCCACCTGGGCTCCTCCCGCACGATCGACGTCCAGCCGGACCGTGTCGTCCTCACGCGCGGCGCCGAGACGGCGACGCTGCTGCTCGATCGGGACGCAGGGGAAGTCCACGTCCAGGGCCCGCTTCCGGAATGGGTGGAACAGCGATTGATTGGGGGGCGGGTGACGGCGTTTTTCGGCTTCTACGGATGGGTCGATATCAGCGACGACCGCGTTCGCATCCGCAAGCGTTTCCTCGGCTGGGAGAACTTCCTCTTCGACACGAACTCCGCCTTCTTCGGCAAGTCGGCGGGCGAGATCGCATCCCTGATCTTCACCGGCGAGCGGATCGACCCGGCCAGGTCCAACCTGTCGCTCGCCTGGAGCGACATCCTCTACAACCCGTCCTGGCAGCATCTCGACGTTTGGACGAAGCTCCTGCAGACCATCGTCATGGCCTTCATCGGCACGTTGTTCGCCATGATCGTCGCCTTTCCCCTCTCCTTCATCGCCGCCCGCAACATCTTCCGTAACCGGCCGGCAAACCAGCTGACGAAGCGCCTGTTCGATTTCCTCCGTTCGGTCGACATGCTGATCTGGGCGCTGTTCTTCACACGCGCCTTCGGCCCGGGGCCGCTCGCCGGCATCTCTGCCATCTTCTTCACCGACACCGGAACGCTCGGCAAGCTCTATGCCGAGGCGCTGGAGAACATTGACGACAAACAGCGCGAAGGCGTCCGCTCGGTCGGCGCACCGCCGGTCATCGTCCAGCGCTACGGCGTCCTGCCGCAGGTCATGCCGGTCTTTGCCTCCCAGGCGCTCTACTTCTGGGAATCCAATACCCGATCCGCGACGATCATCGGTGCGGTGGGAGCCGGCGGCATCGGCCTCAAGCTGTGGGAGGCGATGCGCACCAATTCCGACTGGGAGAACGTCGCCTACATGGTGCTGCTCATCCTCATCGTCATCTTCCTGTTTGATGGTGTTTCCAACGCACTCCGATCTCGCTTAATGGGTTCTGCCCGCTGA
- a CDS encoding response regulator transcription factor codes for MSARILILQDNEILLLAMQQALESEGFTITHVGDGRTLTERLERSLPDLLILDAHAPGTNGIDLCRSLRLTPATSKLPVLMIVSEGATHDRIASLSAGADDCMMKPISPIELAIRARNILRRLNPRLLHHVLAVGDLTLDRDTRRVHRREQEVRLGPKEFRLLEFLMESPGKVWTRPALKACIWGEHANVDERTVDLHVTRLRKSISLGKPDKLIRTVRGKGYSLEENSKSRR; via the coding sequence ATGTCTGCAAGGATCCTCATATTGCAGGACAATGAGATCCTGTTGTTGGCGATGCAGCAAGCCTTGGAGTCGGAGGGCTTCACCATCACGCATGTCGGCGACGGACGCACCTTGACGGAACGACTGGAAAGGAGCTTGCCTGACCTCCTGATCTTGGATGCCCATGCTCCCGGCACAAACGGTATCGATCTCTGTCGGAGTTTGCGGCTGACCCCTGCGACATCCAAGCTCCCCGTATTGATGATTGTTTCCGAGGGTGCAACCCACGACCGCATCGCCAGTCTCTCCGCCGGAGCTGATGACTGCATGATGAAGCCGATATCTCCGATCGAGCTCGCGATTAGGGCTAGGAACATCCTACGCCGCCTCAATCCAAGGCTTCTTCATCACGTCTTGGCAGTTGGCGACCTGACACTTGATCGTGACACCCGCCGCGTGCATCGCCGCGAACAGGAAGTTCGACTTGGTCCCAAGGAGTTCAGGCTACTCGAGTTTCTGATGGAGTCACCAGGAAAGGTTTGGACGCGGCCCGCGTTGAAGGCCTGCATTTGGGGCGAGCATGCCAACGTGGATGAGCGCACTGTGGACTTGCACGTTACTCGTCTGCGCAAGAGCATAAGTCTTGGGAAGCCTGACAAGTTGATCAGAACGGTTCGCGGTAAAGGCTACTCTCTCGAAGAGAACAGCAAATCTCGGCGTTGA
- the phoB gene encoding phosphate regulon transcriptional regulator PhoB has product MQPRITVVEDEEALSVLLRYNLEAEGYEVETIVKGDEAELRLQERVPDLLILDWMLPGVSGIELCRRLRQRRETERLPIIMLTARGEESERVRGLATGADDYVVKPFSTPELMARVRAMLRRAKPEVLSTVLRCGDIELDRETHRVHRKSREVRLGPTEFRLLEFLMSAPGRVYSRAQLLDGVWGHDIYVDERTVDVHVGRLRKALNFSNMPDVIRTVRGAGYSLEGS; this is encoded by the coding sequence ATGCAGCCAAGGATCACCGTCGTAGAGGACGAGGAGGCCCTCAGCGTCCTTCTCCGCTACAACCTCGAGGCCGAAGGCTACGAGGTTGAAACCATCGTCAAGGGGGACGAGGCGGAGCTGCGCCTCCAGGAGCGCGTTCCGGACCTCCTCATTCTGGACTGGATGCTGCCCGGCGTATCCGGGATCGAGCTTTGCCGTCGCCTGCGCCAGCGCCGCGAGACCGAGCGCCTGCCGATCATCATGCTGACGGCGCGCGGTGAGGAGAGCGAGCGGGTTCGCGGCCTGGCGACCGGCGCCGACGACTATGTGGTCAAACCGTTCTCGACGCCCGAACTGATGGCGCGCGTCAGGGCCATGCTCCGGCGTGCCAAGCCCGAGGTATTGTCGACCGTGCTCCGTTGCGGCGACATCGAGCTCGACCGGGAAACCCACCGCGTGCACCGCAAGAGCCGCGAGGTCCGGCTGGGACCGACCGAGTTTCGCCTTCTGGAATTCCTGATGTCGGCTCCGGGACGCGTCTACTCTCGGGCGCAGCTGCTCGATGGCGTCTGGGGTCATGACATCTATGTTGACGAGCGCACGGTGGACGTTCATGTCGGCCGGCTGCGCAAGGCCCTCAACTTCTCCAACATGCCGGATGTGATCCGTACAGTCCGTGGCGCCGGATATTCCCTGGAAGGCAGCTGA